Part of the Fusobacteriaceae bacterium genome is shown below.
TAGTTTTCGTCGGCCCGAAGGGCCCTATGGACATGCCTTGCTCCGAGGCAGCGGATGTGGTCCGTATAGGCTGAAAAATGCGGTACACAGCTGAATACGGTCTTTCCCGGCGCGAGATACAGCAGATTGATCCCCTGCAAGAGGTCGTAGGATCCGTTGCCGATACAAATATTTTCAGCAGATATAGCGGCAATGGAGGCATAGATATCCACGATGGCCCCGATGACCCCCTCGTGATGGGGGTATTGCTTGATCAGGGACTGGGGGGTCAGCTCCAAAAGCTTCAGAATCGCTTCGGGAAAAGGACTCTGGTTCACGCCGAGGGAGCAGTCCAGCAGGCAATCCACCGGCATGGGGTCCGCGTAGGATTTCGGTTCGTAATTTGCGATATAAGGATGTATTCCGGGCATGTCAAACCTCTTTTTTAATGATTTTCCGCAGGCGCGCAATGCGCGCCCCTACGCATTCTCAATTCTTCACGCCGTATCGTTTGGCGACTTCGGGATTGATAAATCTTGTGGATTTCGTCACGGCCACATAGGGGATGTTCTCAATTTTTTCCCCTTCAAGGTAGCGGGCGATCATGAGTCCCGTCTCAAAGCCCACGTCATATTCGGCGATGCAGTCGGTAGCCAGGGCCCCCTGGTCGAGGAACACCTTGACCGCGGAAATAATGGGGATATTCTTGGCGTTGCACTTGTCGACGACGATGGGATAGGCCGTCGCGATCATGTTGTCGTCGGTGCTGTAGAGGACGTCGATCTCTCCCACAAGGGAATCGAGGGCGCTGGCGATGTCGTTGGTGGTCGTAATGCCCCGGGCCTTCACGTCATAGCCCGCTTCCCGGGCGATTTTCGCGAAGCGCTCCATGGTCTCGGCGGAATTGGACTCGCCCGAATGATAAACGATCCCGATTCGTTTGGCTTTCGGCAACAGGTCCTGGATCAGTTTCACGTTGTTGGCCACGGGAATCCGATCGCTGGCCCCGGTCACGTTTTTCAAAAGGACGCCGGCCTTTTCGGGATAGGCCACGACGGAAAAGAAAATGGGTTTCGTCTTGATGACGTTGACGGCGGCCTGGGCCGAAGGGGTCGCGATGGGGACGATGATGTCGGCCTTTTCGTTGAATTCCTGGGCGATCAGGGTCGCCGTGGGGAATTCTCCCTGGGCGTTCTTGTAGAGGAACGTCACCTTGCTCTCGTCATAACCCTTGGATTTCAGCGCGTCCATGACGCCCTGCCGTCCCTCGTCCAAGGCCGGATGCTCTACGATCTGAATAATTCCGACCACGATTTTTTTCTCTTCGGCTTTGGCGAAAAGGCCTGTTCCCGCGCAAAGCCCCAATATTGCCATGATCAACAGTATTTTTCTCATTTTTCATATCCTCCTTGTTTTTTTAAATTCCAAATTTTTTCGCAATATCGGGATTGATATACCGCGTCGATTTTTCCACCGGGATGTAGGGCATGTTTTCGATCTTTTCCCCTTCAAGGTAGCGGGCGATCATATGCCCGGTCTCGATGCCGACGTCGTATTCGTCGATATACTCGGTGGCCAGGGCCCCCTGGTCCACGAAGACCTTGACGGCGGAGATGATCGGAATGTTTTTCGCGTTGCACTTG
Proteins encoded:
- a CDS encoding ABC transporter substrate-binding protein gives rise to the protein MRKILLIMAILGLCAGTGLFAKAEEKKIVVGIIQIVEHPALDEGRQGVMDALKSKGYDESKVTFLYKNAQGEFPTATLIAQEFNEKADIIVPIATPSAQAAVNVIKTKPIFFSVVAYPEKAGVLLKNVTGASDRIPVANNVKLIQDLLPKAKRIGIVYHSGESNSAETMERFAKIAREAGYDVKARGITTTNDIASALDSLVGEIDVLYSTDDNMIATAYPIVVDKCNAKNIPIISAVKVFLDQGALATDCIAEYDVGFETGLMIARYLEGEKIENIPYVAVTKSTRFINPEVAKRYGVKN